Part of the Roseomonas sp. OT10 genome, CCTGCTTCTCCAGGAAGCGGGAGAGCAGGTCGCGGATCTCGCGGTCGTCATCCACGACCAGGATGTGGGGGGCGGGCTCCATGGGCTGTTACATAGGCATCCGCGGGCTGGCTGGCTTGCCCTGTTTGTAACGGCCGGTCTCTCCCGCCGCCACCGTTGCCTGCCGTTGCACTTCCGCACGTGTCCTGGCTTGGGTCGGGGCCATTAAAGGCGCATCTGTGCGTCACGGCGGTGCCCCTCCCCCTCCTCGAGGTATCGGCGTCGAAGGCGGCAGGCGAACCCATTCTCCCCCCCCCCGGGTTCCCTGCCGCCTCCCCCCTGCATTCCGCTTCCCTTCCGTTGGACGGCCGCGCGCCCAGGGGCCAGAAGCCCGGCATGGATGCCGCCGCCAACCCGCCCGCCCTTCCTTTTCCCGGCCCCCTTCCCGCTTGGGCCCGGGCGGGGCTGGACACCCTGGCCGCGGCGCATCCCGATCTGGCGCGCATCGAGGCCACGGCCGGCCCGCTGGCCTGGCGTGTCCGGCCGCGCGGCTTCCCCGGCCTGCTGCGGGCGATCTGCGGGCAGATGATCAGCGACCGCGCCGCCGCCGCCATCTGGGGGCGGCTCGCCGCCCTGCCCGGCGCGCTGGATCCGGCGGGGCTGCTGGCGCTGGACGATGCGGCGCTGTGCGGGCAGGCCGGGCTGTCGCGGCCCAAGGCGGCGCATGCCCGTTCCCTGGCCATGGCCGTGCTGGACGGGCGGCTGCGGCTGGACGAGCTGCCGGGCATGGAGGATGCGGAGGCGGTGGCGCATCTCTGCGCCGTGCGCGGGCTGGGACGCTGGACGGCCCAGGTGCACCTGCTCTTCGCCGAGCAGCGCGCGGATGTCTTCCCGGAGGGCGACCTGGCCCTCGCCGCCGGCCTCGCTCACCTGCGCGGCCTGCCAACACGGCCGCCGCCGCGCGCCCTGGCCGCGCTCGCGCTGGAATGGCAGCCCTGCCGCTCCCTGGCGGCGCGGTTGCTGTGGCACTGGTGGCGGCACGCGACGGGACGCCCGGCCGGCGATATCGCTATGGACCCTGCCGCGGACGCGTGAGAGGAGAAGATTCATGCTGTCCCTCTCGCCGCGGCTGCGCGCGACCGCCGCACCCGCCATCCCCGCCGCCCGCGCCTGGGCGGCCGCCTATGACGGGTCCTCCGGGCCGGCGCTGGACCTGACCCAGGCGGTGCCGGGCTATCCCCCGCACCCGGATCTGCTGGCGCGGCTGGCGGCGGAGGCCGGGGATGGGGCCAGCGCGGGCTACGGCGCCATCGAGGGCGAAGCGGCGCTGCGGGAGGCGCTGGCCGCCGACCTCTCCGCGGCCTACGGGGCCGCCATCCGGGCGGAGGACGTGGCGATCACCGCCGGCTGCAACCTGGCCTTCGCCGTCGCCGTCTCCGTGCTGGCCGGCACGGGCGAGTCGGTGATGCTGCCGACGCCGTGGTACTTCAACCACCGGATGACATTGGAGGTGGCCGGCATCGGCGTGGTGCCGTTGCCCTGCCGCGCGGCGGACGGCTTCCTGCCCTATCCCGAGCGGACCGCCAGCCTGCTGGACGCCAACCCGCAGGTGCGCGCCCTGGTGCTGATCACGCCGAACAACCCCACCGGCGCCGTGGCGTCGCCCGAGCTGATCGCGCGGCTGGCGGAGATCTGCCGTCGGCGCGGCGTCTGGCTGGTGCTGGACGAGACCTATCGCGACTTCCTGCCGGGCCGGTCGGAGCAGCCGCCGCACGACGTGTTCGGCGACCCGTCCTGGCGCGGCGGGGTGGTGCAGCTCTACTCCTTCTCCAAATCCTACTGCGTGCCGGGGCACCGGGTGGGCGCCATCGTCGCCGGCCCGGCCTTCCGGGCGGAAATGATGAAGGCGCTGGACACGCTGCAGATCTGCCCGCCCCGGGCGGCGCAGCGCGCCCTGGCCTGGGCCGTGCCGGCGCTGGCGGAATGGCGCCGGGCGAACCGCGCGGTGATGGCCGGGCGGGCGGCAGCCTTCACCCGCGCCGTGGCGCCGCTGAACCGCTGGAAGATCGATGCGCTGGGCGCCTACTTCGCCTATCTGCGCCTGCCCCCCGGCGCGCCGGACGCGGTGGCGGCGGCGGAGATCCTGGCCTCCCGCCACGGGCTGATGACCCTGCCGGGGCCCTTCTTCGGGCCGGGCCAGGAACGCCACCTGCGGCTGGCCTTCGCCAATGCGGAAGAGGGGCTGCTGGCGCAGGTGCCGGAGCGTCTGTCCCGGCTGGGCTAGCCACGCCGGGCCAGCGCCGTTCAGCGGAAGTCACGCGAGGGCGGCAGGCGCGCCGGCGGACCGGGGCGCATCACCTCGTCGGCGCGGGACAGCAGACGGTCCGCCCAGGCGGCCGGGCTTTCCAGCCGGTGCAGCCCGTCCAGCAGGTCGGAACGGTCCTCCAGCCGGCGCACCACCAGGTGCACGATGGGGGTTTCGGTGCGCCGGGGATCGTCCTCCCGCTCCACCCGCCCCTCCGCCACCAGCAGCCGGGCGGCCACCACGGCGGCGCGGTGCGCGGCGACCACGGCCGGGTAGAGGACGAGGTTGGCGGTGCCGTGCTCGTCCTCGACGGTGAAGAACACCACCCCCTTGGAGGAGCCCGGCCGCTGCCGCACCAGCACCAGCCCGGGCAGGCGCAGCCGCGCGCCGCGCCGGGCATCGCGCAGGCGGCGCGTATCGGCCAGGCGCATCGCGGCCAGGGCCGGACGCAGCAGCGCCAGCGGGTGGTCGCGCAAGGTCAGGCCGGTGGCGCCGTAGTCCAGCACGGTGCGCTCGCCCGCCGTCATGCGCGGCAGGGCGGGCGTGGCGGCAGCGGCGGCGAAGAGGGGAAGCTCCTCCGGCCCCCGCGCCGGCTCCACCGCCTGCGCCGCCCAGAGCGCGGCCCGCCCGTCCAGGCCGAGGCCGCGGAAGGCATCCGCCTGGGCCAGGGCGGCGGCGGCATCGCGCGGCAGGCCGGCGCGGCGCACGCAATCGGCCAGCGAGGCGAAGGGGCGCGCCGCGACGATCCGCGCCCCCGCCTCGGCGGAGAGCCCCGCCACCAGGCGCAGCCCCAGGCGCAGCGCCAGCCCGCCGGCGCTGCCCGGATCGGGCTCCAGCGTGCAGTCCCAGGCGCTGGCCGCGACATCGGCGGGGCGGATGGCGACGCCGTGCTCGCGCGCGTCGCGGACGAGCTGCGCGGGGGCGTAGAAGCCCATGGGCTGGCTGTTCAGCAGGGCGCAGGCGAAGACCGCCGGGTGGTGGCGCTTGATCCAGGCGGAGGTGTAGACGAGCTGCGCGAAGGAGGCGGCGTGGCTCTCCGGGAAGCCGTAGCTGCCGAAGCCCTCGATCTGCTGGAAGACGCGCTCGGCGAAGTCGCGATCGTAGCCTTTCGCCAGCATGCCGCTGACGAACTCCTCGTGGAAGACCGGCACCTTGCCGTGCCCCTTGAAGGTGCCCATGGCGCGGCGGAGCTGGTCGGCGCGCGCGGGGGAGAAGCCGGCCGCGACGACGGCGATGCGCATCGCCTGCTCCTGGAACAGCGGCACGCCGTAGGTCTTCCTCAGCACCTCGGCCAGCTCGGGATTGGGGATGTCGGGCGCCTCCTCGCCGTTCCGGCGGCGCAGGTAGGGATGCACCATGTCGCCCTGGATCGGGCCGGGGCGGACGATCGCCACCTCCACCACCAGATCGTAGAACTCCTTCGGGCGCAGCCGCGGCAGCATGTTCATCTGCGCCCGGCTCTCTACCTGGAACACGCCCACCGTGTCGGCGCGCGAGAGCATGGCGTAGGTCTCGCGGCAATCGGCGGGGATGGATTGCAGCGTGTGGCGCCTTCCGCCATGCGCCGCGATCAGGTCCAGCGCGCGGTGCAGGCAGCTCAGCATCCCCAGCCCCAGAACGTCCACCTTCAGGATGCCCAGCGCCTCGATGTCGTCCTTGTCCCACTCGATGGTGGTGCGCCCCTCCATCGCCGCCGCCGTCACCACCGCCAGCTCCACCAGCGGCCCACGCGTGATGACGAAGCCGCCGACATGGGTGGAGAGGTGGCGCGGGAAGCCCACCGGCTGGCCGCCCATGCGGAACGGGTCCTCGCCGCCGGTCAGCTCCTCGGCCAGCGCGATGGTCCGGGCCAGGCGCGGGTCGCCGTCGGGGTCCAGCCCCGCCTCGCGCGCCACCTCGGCCAGCGAGGCGCCGCCCGGCCCCCAGCTTCCCTTGGCCAGCCGCGCGGTGACGTCCTCGCTCAGCCCCATCGCCCTGCCCGCCTCGCGGATCGCGCCGCGCGGGCGGTAGCGGCTGAGCGTCGCGGCGATGGCGGCGCGGTCCCGGCCGTAGCGTTCGTAGATGTGCTGGATCACCTCCTCGCGCCGCTCGTGCTCGAAATCCACGTCGATGTCGGGCGGCTCGTCGCGGTCGATGGAGAGGAAGCGCTCGAACAGCAGGTCGTGCTTCGTCGGATCGACCGCGGTGATGCCCAGCACGTAGCAGACGGCGGAATTGGCCGCCGAGCCGCGCCCCTGGCAGAGGATGCCCCGCTCCCGCGCGAAGCGCACGATCTCCTGCGCCGTCAGGAAATAGGGCGCGTAGTCCTTCCGCGCGATCAGCCGAAGCTCGTCCGCGACCTGGCGCCGCACCGTCTCCGGCGCGCCCTCCGGCCAGTGCTCGCGCATCGCCGCGGCCACGCGGCGCTCCAGCGTCCGCTGCGCGGTCAGGCCTGGCTCCAGGATCTCGTCCGGGTATTCGTAGCGCAGCTCGCGCAGCGAGAAGCGGCAGGTCTCCAGCACGCGCGGGATCGCCGCCATCGCCTCCGGCCAGCGGGCGAAGAGACGCGCCATCTCGGCCGGCGGCTTCAGATGCGCCTCCGCATTCGGCTCGGCGGCATAGCCGAGCTCGTCCACCCGCAGGCCCAGGCGGATGGCGGTGAGCAGGTCGGCCAGCGCCTGCCGCCGCGCGACGTGGTAGCGCGTGCCGCCCGCGACCAGCAGCGGCTGGCCCATGGCGGCGAGCCGGTCCAGCCGCTTCGCGTCGTCGCCCGCGAAGCGATAGGTCGCGGCGCAGAACAGCGGCAGCGCCAGCCGCCGGCGCAGGGCGGCCGCATCGCGCCGCAGCCGGTCCGCGAAGGCCTCCCCCGGCTGGTCCGGCGGCACCAGCGCCAGGACGCAGCCCTCCACCCCCGCGATCAGGTCGTCGCGCGTCAGCCGGCATTCGCCCTTCGGCGCGTTCATCCGGCCATGGCTGAGCAGCCGCGCCAGCCGCCCGTAGGCAGCGCGGTCGGCGGGCCAGGCGAGGTATTCCATCCCGTCCGGCAGCACCAGCCGGCAGCCGACGAGATGGCGAAGAGGTCCTTTCCCCGCCTCGTTCAACTGCTCCACCGCCACCAGCCCGCGCACGCTGCCGGCGAAGGAGTTGCGGTCGGCGATGCCCAGCGCGGCATGGCCCAGCGCGGCGGCCGTCGCCGCCAGCTCGTGCGGGTGCGAGGCGCCGTCGAGGAAGCTGAAGTTCGACAGCGCCGCCAGCTCGGCGAAGAGGGTCACGCCCCCGCCTTCATGCCAGGAAGCCGTGCAGGAACCAGCGCATCGGCACGTCGCGGCCGACGCGGCAGACCCAGAGCCGCTCGCCCCCTTCCACCTCCACGCGGAAGTAGTCGCGGAACTCCCGCGCCGCCGCCTCCGGCCCGCCGCAGGGGTGCAGCCGCTCCGGCCCCTCCGCCGCGCGCACCCGCAGCGCGCGGCCCCGCCAGGTGAGCCGCGCCGGCGGCCCGTCCGGCAGGGGCGCGATCGCCTCCACCGGTTCCGGCGGGGACAGCAGGCGCACGGGGCGCGGCCGGTCATGCCAGTGCGCCGGGGTCTCCCTCGCCATCCCCAGCGGGTCACCGTGTGCCACCGCCTCCTCCGGCAGGTGGGCGGCGCGCGGGTCCAGCCGCCAGACGCGCAGCCGGTCGCCCAGCCGGTCCAGCAGACGCGCCAGCGCCTCCCGCTCCGCCCCCTCGCCGCCCGCGAAGCCGTCCTGCGCCGCCGCCAGCGGATCGGTCGCCTCGGCCGAGAGCGCCAGCCGGTCGAAGCCGAAGCCCGGCGCCAGCCGCTCCAGCCTCTCGCGGAACAGCCGCTCCAGATGCGCGGGCGCCCGCATCGGCAGCGCCGTGCCCACCGCCACCTCCTGCACCCCGCCATCCACCCCATGCGCGCGCAGCACCACGCGCCGTGCCCCACGCCCGGCCTCGGCCAGCCGCAGGCACAGCGCCTCCAGCAGCCGGGCGAAGACGGCGTCCACCGCCTCGCGCGTCACGATCGGCTCCAGCAGCTCGCGCGCCACGGTGAAGTCGGGCGGCGGCCGCAGCGGGCGGATCGGCCGGCCCCGCAGCCCCGCCACCTCGTCCAGCGCCGTGACCAGCCCAGCCCCGAAGCGCGCCGCCAGCTCCGCCCGGGGCAGCGCCCGCACCGCCCCCACCTGCCACAGCCCCAGCCGCCGCAGCGCCGCCCGCACCGAAGGCTCCACCGGCAGCACCGAGAGCGGCAGCGGATCGGTCGCCGCCGCCTCCCGCCCCGCCGGCACCACCACGCCCGCCCCGGCCCGCGCCAGGGCCAGCGCCGCCCCGGCCGTGCCCGCGACGGCGCCGACCGCCGTCACCCCCAGCCGCGCCAGCCGCCCCACCGCCGCGTCGCGCAGCCCTGGCTCGCCCTGCCCCGCAGCACAGCCGGTGATGTCCAGCAGCAGCGCCTCCGGCGCCTCCACCCCCGCCAGCGGCGTGAACCGCATTGCCCAGAGCCCCAGCCGCCGCAGCAGCGCCGCATTCGCCGCCGCATCCTCCGCCACCAGCCGCACCGCCGGGCAGGCCGCCCGCGCATCCGCCACCGCCAGCCCCGCCCGCAGCCCGGCCGCCGCGGCCGCGTCGTCCACCGCGGTCAGCACCTGCCGGGGGCCGCGCTGGGTCCAGAGGGCGATGGGGGGCGGGGCGTCCTGGCCCCCGGAGGGAAGCCGCTGCCGGCCTTCGGCATCGACGCAGTGCGTCGATCCCCCCGATGCCCCCCATCCGCCCGGAGCGGAGCCCCTGGACCCATGTTCGTCAGAGGGCGGCGCTGCCGGAGACGGCAGCGCATGTGTGAAAGGGGGTCCAGGGGGGCGGAGCCCGCCCTGGGGCCACGGGTGCGACGCCTCCATCGCCAACCGGTCCAGCGCCAGCCGCGGCAGATGCAGGGCGAGGAGGCGACGGCCGGGCTGGGCGGACGCGGCGTCGGGGGGTGGCGGGGCGGCGGCGGGCGCGCCGGGCGGGGTCAGGCGCGGCGGGCGGCAGAAGCGGCGTCGCATGCGTCGGGCTCCAGATCCTCGGCGGTCAAGGTTTCGGTGCCGAGGCGCCAGGCGACGTTCCACAGGCCCGGGCGCCCGGAGCGGGTGCGGAGGAGCTCCAGCGTCCAGTGCGGGTCGCCCAGGTCGTGGCGGGACAGGCCGGTGCCGGCACGGCCGGAGACGCGCCAGCGGGTGGTGGCCAGGGACGGCCCGGCGGCCGCCTCCGGCACGTCGTCGCGGAGGAGGAGGCCGATGCCGCCGCCCGTCTCGGCCGCGAGCTGGAGGCGGCGGGCGGCGGTGGGGTCGGGGGTCTCGTCGAGCAGGAGGGCGCCGGTCACGGCGGGGCAGCGCAACACCTCCTCCATGGCCCAGAGCGCATCGTTGCGGCCGCGCGCCTGCACCAGGATCAGGCGGGAGGGCGGCAGGCCGAAGCGGGACAGGCCGGGCGGCCAGGCGTCGGGGCGGCGGGCGATCCAGAACACCGTGCCGCCGCTGCGCGCGAGGAGCAGGGCGGCGAAGCCGGCCGCGGCGCCGGGGCCGGCGGCCAGCAGCTCGTGCAGCGCCGCGCGCGGCAGGCCGCCGCCACCCGGCAGCGCCGCGTCGATGGGGGGCGCGAGCGGCACGGCGCGCGAGGCGGCACGGGAGAGGGCTTCGGCGGCGCCGGCGCGTTCCTGGCGCGCGATGCTGGCACGCAACGCGGCGAGGAGGGCCGGCCTGTCCATCGGGGGGCTCATGGACAAGGATGCGACTCCGGAAGTGGATTCAGTATGTTCTCTATATGTTCCAGCATGGAGTTGCGTCGGGTCAAGCACGTCCTGCCTTCCCCGGTCCCGTTGGCCGTGGCCGACGGCTATGGCTGCCCCAGCGTCCCGGCCAGCAGGTCCAGCAAGGCCGAGGCGAAGCCGCGCATGTTCTCCGCCCGGTTGGACTCCCCGGTGGAGACCGTCATCACCCGCTCCACCGTGCCGTCGCTCACCGCGAGGCAGGCATGCCCCGCCGGATCGCCATAGCGGTTGCCGGTGGGTCCCGCGGCCCCCGTCTCGGCCAAGCCCCAGACCGCCCCGAAGCGCTCCCGCACCCGACGGGCAAGCAACAGCGCATAGGCTTCGGTGGAAGGGCGCATCCCGGCCATGTCGCCGGGGGTGATGCCCAGCAGGGCCGCACGCGCCTGCCCCGTATAGACCACGGCTCCGCCGAGGAAATAGGCGCTGGCTCCCGGCACGGACAGCAGCGCCGCCGAGACCAGCCCGCCGGCCGAGGATTCCGCGACCGCGACGGTTGCCCGCTGCGCCGTCAGCAGGGCGGAGAGTCGCGCGGCCGCCGGCATCAGGTCCCGCATGGCGTCCTCCATCCCCTGGGCAGAGCGAAGGCTGCCCCCGCGCTTGGGTCCGGGCAACCCGGGCGCGCCGTCACGGCGGGCCGAGATGCAGGGCGAGCCAGACGGTCGGTGCCTCCGGATCGGTCCAGGTGACGCGGTGGCGGCACCGGGCGGGGATCAGCAGGTGATCGCCGGGGCGCAGGGCGCGTTCGCCCTGGCCTTCGAGCCAGAGCCGCGCCGCCCCCCGCAGCAGCAGGACCCATTCGTCCCATGCCTGGTCGTAGGGAGAATCCTCCGGCGTGACCTGGCCGGTGGAGACGATGCGCTCGATCCGCACCCCCGGCCGCACCAGGAGCTCGGTGAACTCCTCGTCGCCGGAGGGCGGCGGCAGATGGTCGAACAGGTTGTCCAGGCGCCCTTCCCTCCCCGCCCCGCGGCCGTGCGCAGGATCAGCCGACGCCACGGCAGGCCCCGGCGGCGGGCCGGGGCGGGGCCTCAGCCGCCGGGGGCCACCTGCGGCCCGTCCTGGCCGCGCATCGCCCAGCCGGTGGTGCGCTGCTCGATGGCGACGGCCACGGCGTACATGAGCACGCCCATCACCCCCGTCACGATCAGCCCGGCGAAGACCAGCGGCACGTCGAAGCGGCTGCTGGCCAGGATCATCAGGTGGCCGATGCCGTTGTTGGAGGCGACGGTCTCCGCGATGATCGAGCCGACGAAGGCGACGGTGATGGCGATCTTCAGCGAGGCGAAGAAGTAGGGCATCGCCCGCGGCAGCCCGACCTTGCGGATGATGTCGATCGGCCGGGCACCGAGGGCGCGCAGCACGTCGCGCAGCTCCGGCTCCACCGTCGCGATGCCGGTGGCGACGTTCACCACGATGGGGAAGAAGCTGATCAGGAAGGCGGTGATGACGGCCGGCACGGTGCCGATGCCGAACCAGATCACCAGGATCGGCACCACCGCGACCTTGGGCACGGAATTGAAGGCGATCAGCAGCGGGTAGAGCCCGTGGTAGAGCACGGTGGACGACCCGATGGCCACGCCCAGCAGCAGGCCGAAGACGATCGCGAAGCCGAAGCCGATCAGCGTGGTCATCAGCGTCTGCCAGGAATTCTCCAGCAGGGGGCGCCACCACTTCACCATGCTCATCGCGATGTCGCTGGGCGGCGGCAGGATGAACTGCGGGATCTGGAAGCCGCGGCAGACCACCTCCCAGACCACGAAGGTGCCGACGATGATCATCCAGGGCAGCCAACGCTGCAGCCGGCGGCGGCGGCGCGCCGCGGCGGCCATCGCCTCGATCCGGCTGGGGGCCGGGCCCGGCATCCCGTCACGTGGCATGGGCGGCCTCCGGGACCATCTCGCCCCTGCGGGCGGCGCTGATGTGCTCGCGCAGCTCGTGGACCAGCTCCTGGAAGGGCTGGGTGTACATGTCGTCCAGCGAGCGCGGCCGGCCGAAGGGCACGGTGCGCTCGGCGATGATGCGGCCCGGGCGGGAGGACATGACCAGCACCCGGTCGGCGAGGAACACCGCCTCGCGCAGGTCGTGCGTCACCAGGATGACGGTGGGCCTCAGCGTGGCGCAGACGGTCTGCAGCTCCACCCACAGATCCTCGCGGGTGAAGACGTCGAGCGCGCCGAAGGGCTCGTCCAGCATGAGGAGCTGCGGGTCGTGGATCAGGGCGCGGCAGAGGGAGGCGCGCTGCTGCATCCCGCCCGAGAGCTGCCAGGGGTACTTCCCCTCGAAGCCCGACAGGCCGACGATGGAGAGCAGCCGGCGGGCCTTGTCCTCATAGGCCAGGCGCTCGCGGCGCAGCCTGCGGCGGTGCGGCTCCACCACCTCCAGCGGCAGCATCACGTTGGCGAGGATGTTGCGCCAGGGCAGCAGGGTCGGGTTCTGGAAGGCCATGCCGGCCACCGAGAGCGGCCCGTCCACCTCCTGCCCGGCCACGATCACGCTGCCGGCGGAGGCGGGCCAGAGACCCGTCACCAGCCGCATCAGCGTGGACTTGCCGCAGCCCGAGGGGCCGACCACCGCCACGAACTCGCCCTTGGCCACCCGCAGCGTGCAGCCGTGCAGGGCCAGCGTGCCCTCCACCCCGCCATAGCGCATGGCGACGTCACCGATCTCGACGAAGGGACGCTCCGCCGCGCTCATGCCCGGATACGCTCCAAGGCCATCCACCTGCCACCCAGCATTCGCAACTCCACGGCGGCCCCTTGCCGGGCCGGCCAAAGCCTTGTCGATGATCACCGGGGGGAGGCCATGCAAGCGATACGCCAGCGGCCGGGAGAGGCCCCCAGGCCGGGCGTTCCGCGCCTGCCGCCGCCCAGGTAGCCCCAAGGGGGGCCCCAGGCGGGTGGCCCCGGGGATAGGCTGGAGGGGTGGGCCAAGTCGGGACGCCGGGCGCCGTGTCCGGTGCCCGGGGCGGCATTCCGCCCAACGCTTCGGCACGTCCCGGCTCGCCGGGAGGCGGAAAGGACCGGCGGCGCCCCGGGCCGGGGGGCGCCGCCGCCGGGATCAGCCGGTCGCCAGCCGGATGACGTTCCAGGAGGCCGGCGGCAGGGTGACGGACAGCCCGGTGCCGCGAAGCTCGACCTCGCGCAGCGTCTCCGGCTTCACCCGGTCCGGCTCCTCCCGGGTGTTGGTGGCGGAAAGGTCGCGGTGGTGCAGCGCCTGCGCCTCCTGCAACCGCAGACGCTCCAGCCCCCGCGCCTCCACCTGCACGGAGAGCGGCTCCTCCAGATGCCGGTTCAGGAGGAAGAGGGTGACGAAGCCGCCCTCCCGGTCGTGCACCACCGCGGTCTTCAGGTAGGGCACGGCGGGCAGCGCGAAATGGTGCTCCTGCGGGCCGCGCGGGTCGTAGTAGCGGGCCTCGTAGGTCGGCGATTCCACCTGTACCCGCAGCACCCGCCCGCGCCCGAGGTTCGAGAACTGCGCGAAGGGATGGAAGATGGTCTGGCGCCAGGCGGGGCCGCCCGTCTCCGTCATGATCGGGGCGATGGCGTTCACCAGCTGCGCCAGGCAGGCGGCCTTCACCCGGTCGGCATGGTTGAGGAGGGAGATGCAGGCGCCGCCGAAGGCGAGCGCGTCGCCCATGGTGTAGACCTCCTCCAGGATCTTCGGCGCCACCGGCCAGCCCGGCACCGTCCGCCCCTCGCGCTTGCCGCGGGTGCGGTACCAGACGTTCCACTCGTCGAAGCTGAGCATGAGGCGCTTGGAGGAACGGCGCTCGGCCGCCACGGCGTCGGCGATGGCCACCACCTCCTCGATGAAGCTGTCCATCAGGTCGGGGCTGGCGAGGAAGCCCCCCATGTCGTCGGCGTAGTTGTTCAGGTAGGTGTGCAGCGACACGAACTCGACATGGTCGAAGCAGTGCGCCAGCACCTCCCGCTCCCAGGCGCCGAAGGTGGGCATGTTGCGGGCGGAGGAGCCGCAGGCCGCCAGCTCCAGCGAGGGATCGACCCACTTCATCATCTTGGCCGATTCCGTGGCGACGCGGCCGTATTCCTGCGCCGTCTTGTGTTCCATCTGCCAGGGGCCGTCGACCTCGTTGCCCAGGCACCAGAACTTCACGTCGTGCGGCTTCTCCCAGCCGTGGGCGCGGCGCAGGTCGGACCAAGCGGTGCCGCCCGGATGGTTGCAGTACTCCACCAGGTTGCGCGCCGCATCGGCGCCGCGGGTGCCGAGGTTGACCGCCAGCATCGGCTCGATGCCCGTCTCGCGGCACCAGTCGATGAACTCGTTGGTGCCGAAGGTGTTGGGCTCGGTGGACATCCAGGCGAGGTCGAGGCGGCGCGGCCGCTGCTCCACCGGGCCCACCCCGTCCTCCCAGTTGTAGCCGGAGACGAAGTTGCCGCCGGGATAGCGCATGATGGTCGGCGCCAGCTCCTTCACCAGCGCCATCACGTCCTTGCGGAAGCCCTTCGCATCCGCCTCCGGATGGCCGGGCTCGTAGATGCCGCCATAGACGCAGCGGCCGAGATGCTCGACGAAGGCGCCGAACAGCCGGTCGTGCGTGTCGCCGATCGCCACGTCGCGGTCGATGGTCACCTGTGCCTTCAAGGCCTGCTTCCTTCCCTGATGTTCAGACGTGCTGCGCGGTCGGCGCCTCGTCCCAGGCGCCGTCGATCGAGAGGACGGCGTCCTTGAGCTGGATCGAATAGGGGTGCTGCGGGTGCGACAGAACCGTCCGCGCGTCGCCGGCTTCCACCACCTCGCCGCGCCGCATGATGATGATGCGGTCGCTGATCGTGTAGGCGGTGGCGAGGTCGTGCGTGATGTAGACGATGGAGACGCGCAGCCGGTCGCGCAGCTCGCGGAACAGGTTGACGATGGTCATCCGCAGCGAGGCGTCGATCATCGAGACGGGCTCGTCCGCCACCAGCAGCGCGGGCCCCGGGATCAGCGCCCGCGCGATGGCCGCGCGCTGGAGCTGGCCGCCGGACAT contains:
- the arfA gene encoding arabinosylfuranosidase ArfA, whose product is MKAQVTIDRDVAIGDTHDRLFGAFVEHLGRCVYGGIYEPGHPEADAKGFRKDVMALVKELAPTIMRYPGGNFVSGYNWEDGVGPVEQRPRRLDLAWMSTEPNTFGTNEFIDWCRETGIEPMLAVNLGTRGADAARNLVEYCNHPGGTAWSDLRRAHGWEKPHDVKFWCLGNEVDGPWQMEHKTAQEYGRVATESAKMMKWVDPSLELAACGSSARNMPTFGAWEREVLAHCFDHVEFVSLHTYLNNYADDMGGFLASPDLMDSFIEEVVAIADAVAAERRSSKRLMLSFDEWNVWYRTRGKREGRTVPGWPVAPKILEEVYTMGDALAFGGACISLLNHADRVKAACLAQLVNAIAPIMTETGGPAWRQTIFHPFAQFSNLGRGRVLRVQVESPTYEARYYDPRGPQEHHFALPAVPYLKTAVVHDREGGFVTLFLLNRHLEEPLSVQVEARGLERLRLQEAQALHHRDLSATNTREEPDRVKPETLREVELRGTGLSVTLPPASWNVIRLATG
- a CDS encoding ABC transporter ATP-binding protein, which codes for MSAAERPFVEIGDVAMRYGGVEGTLALHGCTLRVAKGEFVAVVGPSGCGKSTLMRLVTGLWPASAGSVIVAGQEVDGPLSVAGMAFQNPTLLPWRNILANVMLPLEVVEPHRRRLRRERLAYEDKARRLLSIVGLSGFEGKYPWQLSGGMQQRASLCRALIHDPQLLMLDEPFGALDVFTREDLWVELQTVCATLRPTVILVTHDLREAVFLADRVLVMSSRPGRIIAERTVPFGRPRSLDDMYTQPFQELVHELREHISAARRGEMVPEAAHAT
- a CDS encoding ABC transporter permease translates to MPRDGMPGPAPSRIEAMAAAARRRRRLQRWLPWMIIVGTFVVWEVVCRGFQIPQFILPPPSDIAMSMVKWWRPLLENSWQTLMTTLIGFGFAIVFGLLLGVAIGSSTVLYHGLYPLLIAFNSVPKVAVVPILVIWFGIGTVPAVITAFLISFFPIVVNVATGIATVEPELRDVLRALGARPIDIIRKVGLPRAMPYFFASLKIAITVAFVGSIIAETVASNNGIGHLMILASSRFDVPLVFAGLIVTGVMGVLMYAVAVAIEQRTTGWAMRGQDGPQVAPGG